A DNA window from Haliovirga abyssi contains the following coding sequences:
- a CDS encoding PolC-type DNA polymerase III — MLVRIKPNKDTFANLGIKNTEIDEIEIHKSKNRAILKCSVGHCDNLYEIEIIKKALSKKFGDKIEFDFQIDLSQEEFSNEDIIKVLDRIILEVKEKTALGKAYFGICRYRVEEDNIKIELKHNIAKEQIEKSNFSSEIAEKFYNITGIKMKIEFVVGDFSKEIEKLDNKKFIPEQKKEIQVSKPKIETTTTKSNDKKKNIDENILFGKTKIKGAAMSYEEFDDIFPNQPVILEGEVFKFEKREISNGEKLLYSFNITNYSNSITIKVFAKKDNIIDIKSGTWVKIKGRKQQDKFSNNEDIVFANTIEKLAIKKKVRKDNADKKRVELHAHTKMSAMDSVIEVKDLIKQAYDWGHKSVAITDHGVVHSFPFAYNIAKKMKDFKVILGVEGYLVDDEIKMVKFPKNIPIEDEEYVVFDLETTGFDPYNDRIIEIGAVKLVGSKIVDRFSQFINPKMAIPEKITELTGITQDMVANARSYEEVIPDFLEFVGDSTVVAHNANFDVGFITQKCKLLGLEFENSVIDTLQWSRNMLKDLGRHNLKALSRYFKISLENHHRAVDDAEATAEIFKKFINMLIRQGVYKLPEIDSTFKTDIKQASTNHIIILVKNQIGLINLYKLISESHLDFFKRTPRIPKTILKKYREGLILSSACEAGELIQGYLRGKPQEELEKIAEFYDYFEIQPNSNNMFLIKNGTLKSVEELNEMNKYICELGEKLNKPVVATGDVHYKEPEDNIYRSILLYGKGFKDYDSDGGLYFKTTNEMLNEFNYLGAEKSYEVVVENSNLISDMIEEVQPIPDGFYPPKIEGAEEQVKEMTYSNAKKMYGDPLPEIVEKRIERELNSIINNGFAVLYLTAQKLVKKSLDDGYLVGSRGSVGSSLVAYFMEITEVNALYQHYLCTDCKYSEFKDYEGSGVDLPDKICPKCGKPLTKQGHSIPFEVFMGFHGEKVPDIDLNFSGEYQSKVHKYTEELFGKENVFKAGTISTLAEKNAFGYVRKFTEENGKIMRKAEMERLAEGCVNVRKTTGQHPGGMIVVPYDKSIYEFTPVQKPANDMKSESITTHFDYHVMDSQLVKLDILGHDDPTTIKLLQEYTGVDIYQVPIADEETLKIFNSTESLGVRPEEIGSEVGTFGVPEFGTKFVRQMLLDTRPTTFAELVRISGLSHGTDVWLNNAQEYIRRGVAKLTNVISVRDDIMNYLIDSGLEKGTAFAIMEFVRKGKPSKDPEKWAEYAKLMKETKVPDWYIESCKKIKYMFPKGHAVAYVMMAMRIAYFKIHYPVAFYAAYLSRKADDINSDTMLNGITVVKQRRAELEKENRLDVKEKSELALLEILTEMHYRGVELLPVDVYKSGGKRFLIEDNKLRLPLIAINGLGEAVVENIIKEREIGKFLSFEDLTRRTKASKNVIEKLKEYKAIEDISDLNQFALW, encoded by the coding sequence TGCAAATTTAGGTATAAAAAATACAGAAATTGATGAAATTGAAATACATAAATCTAAAAATAGAGCAATTTTAAAATGTAGTGTGGGACATTGTGATAATTTATATGAAATTGAAATTATCAAAAAGGCATTGTCGAAAAAATTTGGAGATAAAATAGAATTTGATTTTCAAATTGATTTGTCTCAAGAAGAGTTTTCAAATGAAGATATTATAAAAGTATTAGATAGAATTATATTAGAGGTAAAAGAAAAAACTGCACTTGGAAAAGCTTATTTTGGAATATGTAGATATAGAGTGGAAGAAGATAATATAAAAATAGAGTTAAAACATAATATAGCAAAAGAACAAATTGAAAAATCAAATTTTTCTAGTGAAATTGCAGAAAAATTTTATAATATTACAGGAATAAAAATGAAAATTGAATTTGTAGTTGGAGATTTTTCTAAAGAGATTGAAAAATTAGATAATAAAAAATTTATCCCTGAACAAAAAAAAGAGATTCAAGTCTCAAAACCTAAAATAGAAACAACAACTACAAAGAGTAATGATAAAAAGAAAAATATAGATGAAAATATATTATTTGGGAAAACAAAAATAAAAGGTGCAGCAATGAGTTATGAAGAATTTGATGACATATTTCCAAATCAGCCTGTAATATTAGAGGGCGAGGTTTTTAAATTTGAAAAAAGAGAAATATCTAATGGAGAAAAATTATTATATAGTTTTAATATAACAAATTATTCAAACTCAATAACAATAAAAGTTTTCGCTAAGAAAGATAATATTATAGATATAAAGTCTGGAACTTGGGTTAAAATAAAAGGTAGGAAACAACAAGATAAATTTAGCAATAATGAAGATATAGTTTTTGCTAATACAATAGAAAAATTAGCAATTAAAAAAAAGGTAAGAAAAGATAATGCAGATAAAAAAAGAGTTGAGCTTCACGCTCATACAAAAATGTCTGCAATGGATTCTGTAATAGAGGTAAAGGATTTAATAAAACAAGCATATGATTGGGGACATAAATCAGTTGCAATTACTGATCATGGAGTAGTTCATTCATTCCCGTTCGCATATAATATTGCAAAAAAAATGAAAGATTTTAAAGTTATATTAGGAGTAGAAGGATATTTAGTAGATGATGAAATAAAAATGGTTAAATTTCCAAAAAATATACCAATAGAAGATGAAGAATATGTTGTTTTTGATTTGGAAACTACTGGATTTGATCCATATAATGATAGAATAATAGAAATTGGAGCTGTAAAACTTGTTGGGAGTAAAATTGTAGATAGATTTAGCCAATTTATCAATCCTAAAATGGCAATACCTGAAAAGATAACTGAACTTACTGGTATAACTCAAGATATGGTAGCTAATGCAAGAAGTTATGAAGAAGTAATACCTGATTTTTTAGAATTTGTTGGAGATTCCACTGTTGTAGCACATAACGCTAATTTTGATGTGGGATTTATTACTCAAAAATGTAAGCTATTAGGTTTAGAATTTGAAAATTCAGTAATAGATACTTTGCAATGGTCGAGAAATATGTTGAAAGACTTAGGAAGACATAATTTAAAAGCTTTATCAAGATATTTTAAAATATCATTAGAAAATCATCATAGAGCAGTAGATGATGCAGAGGCAACAGCTGAAATATTCAAAAAATTTATTAATATGTTAATTAGACAAGGGGTTTATAAATTACCAGAAATAGATTCCACATTTAAAACTGATATAAAACAAGCTTCAACTAATCATATAATTATTTTGGTAAAAAATCAAATAGGATTAATCAATCTATATAAATTGATATCAGAATCGCATTTAGATTTTTTCAAAAGGACTCCAAGGATACCTAAAACTATATTAAAAAAATATAGAGAAGGATTAATTTTAAGCAGTGCATGTGAAGCTGGAGAATTAATACAAGGTTATTTAAGAGGGAAACCGCAAGAAGAATTAGAAAAAATAGCTGAATTTTATGATTATTTTGAGATACAACCAAATTCTAATAATATGTTTTTAATAAAAAATGGGACATTAAAATCAGTAGAAGAATTAAATGAAATGAATAAATATATTTGTGAATTAGGAGAAAAATTAAACAAACCAGTAGTTGCTACAGGAGATGTACATTATAAAGAGCCAGAAGATAATATCTATAGATCAATTTTACTTTATGGAAAAGGATTTAAAGACTATGATTCTGATGGAGGATTATATTTTAAAACGACAAATGAGATGTTAAATGAATTTAATTATCTAGGAGCAGAAAAGAGCTATGAAGTAGTTGTAGAAAATAGTAATTTAATATCAGATATGATAGAAGAAGTACAGCCGATACCAGATGGTTTTTATCCTCCTAAAATAGAAGGCGCAGAAGAACAAGTAAAAGAGATGACATATTCTAATGCAAAAAAAATGTATGGAGATCCTTTACCTGAAATAGTAGAAAAAAGAATAGAAAGAGAGTTAAATTCAATTATTAATAATGGGTTTGCTGTGCTTTATTTAACAGCACAAAAACTTGTTAAGAAATCTCTTGATGATGGATATTTGGTAGGGTCAAGAGGATCTGTTGGTTCTTCGTTAGTGGCATATTTTATGGAAATAACAGAAGTTAATGCTCTGTATCAACATTATTTGTGTACAGATTGTAAATATTCAGAATTTAAAGATTATGAAGGTAGTGGAGTGGATTTGCCAGATAAAATTTGTCCAAAATGTGGGAAGCCACTAACAAAACAGGGACATTCAATTCCATTTGAAGTATTTATGGGATTTCATGGAGAAAAGGTTCCAGATATTGATCTGAATTTTTCTGGAGAATATCAATCAAAAGTACATAAATATACTGAAGAGCTTTTTGGAAAAGAAAATGTATTTAAAGCTGGAACTATATCTACATTGGCAGAAAAAAATGCTTTTGGATATGTAAGAAAATTTACAGAAGAAAATGGCAAAATTATGAGAAAAGCAGAAATGGAAAGACTTGCCGAAGGATGTGTAAATGTTAGAAAAACAACAGGGCAACATCCTGGTGGAATGATCGTAGTGCCATATGATAAATCAATATATGAATTTACTCCAGTACAAAAGCCCGCAAATGATATGAAATCTGAATCAATTACGACACACTTTGATTATCATGTAATGGATTCGCAACTTGTAAAACTGGATATATTAGGTCACGATGACCCTACAACAATAAAATTATTGCAAGAATACACAGGAGTAGATATTTATCAAGTACCTATAGCCGATGAAGAAACGTTAAAAATATTTAATTCAACAGAATCATTAGGAGTTAGACCTGAAGAGATAGGTTCAGAAGTGGGAACGTTTGGAGTCCCTGAATTTGGAACAAAATTTGTAAGACAAATGCTTTTAGATACAAGACCTACAACTTTTGCTGAATTAGTTAGAATATCTGGATTATCTCATGGTACAGATGTATGGCTTAATAATGCACAAGAATATATAAGACGAGGAGTTGCAAAACTTACAAATGTAATATCAGTACGGGATGATATTATGAACTATTTAATTGATAGTGGATTAGAGAAAGGAACTGCATTTGCCATAATGGAATTTGTCAGAAAAGGTAAACCGTCAAAAGATCCAGAGAAATGGGCTGAATATGCAAAATTAATGAAAGAAACAAAAGTTCCTGATTGGTATATTGAATCTTGTAAAAAGATAAAATATATGTTCCCAAAAGGTCATGCAGTAGCTTATGTAATGATGGCAATGAGAATAGCATATTTTAAAATACATTATCCAGTTGCATTTTATGCAGCATATTTAAGTAGAAAAGCAGATGATATAAATTCAGATACAATGTTAAATGGAATAACTGTAGTTAAACAAAGAAGAGCAGAATTAGAAAAAGAAAATAGATTGGATGTAAAAGAAAAATCTGAATTAGCACTATTGGAAATATTAACAGAAATGCACTATAGAGGTGTAGAACTATTGCCAGTTGATGTATATAAATCAGGTGGAAAAAGATTTTTAATAGAAGATAATAAATTAAGATTACCGCTTATTGCAATTAATGGATTGGGAGAAGCAGTAGTGGAGAATATAATAAAAGAAAGAGAAATAGGGAAATTTTTATCTTTTGAAGATTTAACAAGAAGGACAAAAGCCTCAAAAAATGTAATTGAAAAACTTAAAGAATATAAAGCTATAGAAGATATATCTGATTTGAACCAATTTGCTTTATGGTAG